From a region of the Dickeya poaceiphila genome:
- a CDS encoding glutathione S-transferase family protein, whose protein sequence is MIRVHHLNTSRSQRVLWILEELDVPYEVINYQRNKVTMRAPNALRDIHPLGKAPVIEHDGRVLAETGVILEYLVATFGPHLAPTSDSPDFWRYRYWMHYAEGSLMSEMLLKLVAYKMGPFGWPIRNMVNTQLNLHYDFLEQEAGKSHWLAGDAFSAADIMMGFPLDIAAQRGWLSPSYPNLWRLLEAMRARPAWQRAARYG, encoded by the coding sequence ATGATTCGAGTTCATCATCTTAATACTTCTCGTTCGCAGCGGGTTCTATGGATACTGGAAGAACTGGATGTCCCGTATGAAGTGATCAATTATCAGCGCAATAAAGTCACTATGCGTGCACCGAATGCATTGCGTGACATCCACCCTCTGGGAAAAGCGCCGGTGATTGAACATGATGGTCGAGTACTGGCAGAAACCGGCGTGATTCTGGAATATCTGGTAGCGACATTCGGCCCACATCTGGCACCAACAAGCGACAGTCCGGATTTTTGGCGCTATCGCTATTGGATGCATTATGCTGAAGGTTCACTGATGTCGGAAATGTTGCTAAAGCTGGTGGCTTATAAGATGGGACCATTTGGTTGGCCGATTCGCAATATGGTCAATACCCAGCTCAATCTGCATTATGACTTTCTGGAACAGGAAGCCGGAAAATCTCACTGGTTGGCTGGCGATGCATTCTCAGCAGCGGACATCATGATGGGATTTCCTCTGGACATTGCTGCCCAACGCGGCTGGCTTTCGCCTTCATACCCTAATCTCTGGCGCTTGCTGGAAGCAATGCGAGCCAGGCCCGCCTGGCAACGCGCCGCTCGATACGGTTAA
- the serS gene encoding serine--tRNA ligase codes for MLDPNLLRNELDAVAEKLLARRNFKLDVEALRNLEERRKVLQVETESLQAERNSRSKEIGAAKSRGEDIEPLRRDVNELGEKLDAAKAELQQVQNNIETIALTIPNMPDDCVPLGKDDSENQEVLRWGEPRQFDFAVRDHVDLGELTGGLNMALGVKLTGARFSVMKGQVARLHRALAQFMLDLHTTEHGYQEAYVPYLVNHTSLYGTGQLPKFGEDLFHTKPLSEEAETSNYALIPTAEVPLTNMVRDEILDDDTLPIKLTAHTPCFRSEAGSYGRDTRGLVRVHQFDKVEMVQIVRPEESMQALEELTGHAEKVLQLLKLPYRKVLLCSGDMGFGSCKTYDLEVWLPAQNTYREISSCSNMWDFQARRMQARCRSKGDKKNRLVHTLNGSGLAVGRALVAVLENYQQADGRIEVPDVLRPYMNGLQFIG; via the coding sequence ATGCTCGATCCCAATTTGCTGCGTAATGAGCTAGACGCAGTTGCCGAAAAATTACTGGCTCGCCGAAATTTTAAACTGGATGTGGAAGCGCTGCGTAATCTGGAAGAACGCCGTAAAGTGCTTCAGGTCGAAACAGAAAGTTTGCAGGCAGAACGTAACTCACGATCGAAAGAGATCGGGGCGGCTAAATCGCGTGGGGAAGACATCGAACCGCTGCGCCGTGACGTAAATGAATTGGGTGAAAAACTGGATGCCGCTAAGGCTGAATTGCAGCAGGTGCAGAACAATATCGAAACCATCGCCCTGACTATTCCCAATATGCCCGATGACTGTGTGCCGCTCGGTAAAGACGATTCGGAAAATCAGGAAGTGCTGCGCTGGGGTGAGCCGCGCCAGTTTGATTTTGCAGTGCGCGATCATGTGGACCTGGGTGAGTTGACCGGCGGCCTGAACATGGCGCTAGGCGTAAAACTGACCGGTGCGCGTTTTTCTGTGATGAAAGGGCAGGTAGCCCGTTTGCACCGTGCGCTGGCACAATTCATGCTGGATTTGCACACCACCGAACATGGTTATCAGGAAGCCTATGTGCCTTATCTGGTCAATCACACGTCATTGTACGGTACCGGGCAACTACCGAAATTTGGTGAGGATCTGTTCCATACCAAGCCGTTGAGTGAAGAAGCGGAAACCAGTAATTACGCGCTGATCCCTACCGCGGAAGTCCCGCTGACCAACATGGTAAGAGATGAGATTCTTGATGACGATACGCTGCCAATCAAACTGACCGCCCATACGCCGTGCTTCCGTTCTGAAGCTGGGTCTTATGGCCGCGATACCAGAGGGTTGGTCCGTGTTCACCAGTTTGACAAAGTTGAAATGGTGCAGATTGTCCGTCCGGAAGAGTCGATGCAGGCCTTGGAAGAACTTACCGGCCATGCAGAAAAAGTACTGCAGTTGCTAAAACTGCCGTATCGCAAAGTGCTGTTGTGCAGCGGCGATATGGGCTTTGGCTCCTGCAAAACTTACGATCTGGAAGTCTGGTTGCCTGCGCAGAATACCTACCGTGAAATCTCATCCTGTTCCAATATGTGGGATTTCCAGGCTCGTCGTATGCAGGCTCGCTGTCGCAGCAAAGGGGATAAAAAAAACCGCCTGGTGCATACTCTGAATGGTTCTGGTCTGGCGGTTGGACGTGCACTGGTAGCGGTACTGGAAAACTACCAGCAAGCCGATGGTCGGATTGAAGTGCCGGATGTATTACGCCCGTATATGAACGGCCTGCAATTTATCGGCTAA
- a CDS encoding DNA translocase FtsK 4TM domain-containing protein encodes MSQEYTEDKDVTLKKLSAGRRLLEAILIVVVLFAIYLAVALLSFSPSDPSWSQTAWHEPIHNLGGGVGAWLADTLFFVFGVLAYAIPVVMVSLCWVIHHQRGQRATLDYFTLSLRLIGTLALILTSCGLAALNVDDIYYFASGGVLGSLLSSSMIPRFNNIGATMILLCVWAAGLTLFTGWSWLTIAEKIGSGVMACLTLFSGRRRKDDYLYDDDDDIDERPAEAKKEASRNDILHKEERVHEDEHSLSDGSLTASSSAGDDDDDVLFSAPAVTALSSTAVASASTLGDTTATVVDAVDAVNKNALAMTDVEPVLKPQPEPIAATPSIERTYDAPAPISTPEATLSADVPPASPVYSSATASAGAMSSPSLVSGSSLPKLIPDWQPLTLQANDRIVRPAPTAAVSNAAVGATVESEANVESEPKKTVPFMPAFTADEENNPQVKRGMGPELPRPNPVRIPTRRELASYGIKLPSQRLAEQQAREAEQRAQAARVDPLSQDSITSDHSTLSAIESPLSVAGDMPLNVSGEDQDALAQEAALRQAFADQQRERYGEAYPGDDEDEDALLQAQLARDFAAMQRSRYGEEHEQGRNEQGRKQDAQPQFAIESPVLTPAAVETRPPDAAPKTSASLPPDSPFAISPFADLVDDGPSEPLFTLPAQDIFPDESPAQPAAPVHVPQVTVQHEPEEVETASSPSIMDSLIHPFLMRNDQPLQKPTTPLPSLDLLTPPSMNDAPIDRDALDEMARLIEIRLADYRVKATVVDYHPGPVITRFELDLAPGVKAARISNLARDLARSLSVVAVRIVEVIPGKPYVGLELPNRHRQTVFLREVLDCDRFRDNASPLAVVLGKDISGQPVVADLAKMPHLLVAGTTGSGKSVGVNAMIISMLYKATPADVRFIMIDPKMLELSVYEGIPHLLTEVVTDMKDAANALRWCVGEMERRYKLMSALGVRNLSGYNERVMQAETMGRPIPDPFWKPGDSMDTQPPVLEKLPYIVVMVDEFADLMMAVGKKVEELIARLAQKARAAGIHLVLATQRPSVDVITGLIKANIPTRIAFTVSSKIDSRTILDQGGAESLLGMGDMLYMAPNSSIPIRVHGAFVRDQEVHAVVQDWKARGRPEYIDSIISGDDDSENGSFGFDTDEELDPLFDQAVAFVVEKRRASISGVQRQFRIGYNRAARIVEQMEMQGIVSSPGHNGNREVLAPPPME; translated from the coding sequence TTGAGCCAGGAATATACAGAAGATAAAGATGTCACGCTGAAAAAACTCAGCGCGGGCAGACGGTTACTGGAAGCGATATTAATCGTGGTGGTGCTTTTTGCCATTTATCTGGCGGTTGCACTACTGAGTTTTAGCCCTTCGGACCCCAGTTGGTCACAGACTGCCTGGCATGAGCCGATTCACAATCTGGGGGGCGGGGTGGGTGCCTGGCTGGCGGATACCCTGTTTTTCGTGTTTGGCGTACTGGCATATGCCATTCCTGTGGTGATGGTATCGCTGTGCTGGGTGATTCATCACCAGCGCGGGCAACGTGCCACACTGGATTATTTTACCCTCTCACTGCGCCTGATTGGCACACTGGCCTTGATTTTGACGTCTTGCGGACTAGCGGCACTCAATGTCGATGACATTTACTACTTCGCCTCCGGCGGGGTGCTCGGTAGTCTGCTCAGCAGTTCGATGATTCCACGCTTCAATAATATTGGCGCAACCATGATTCTGCTGTGCGTGTGGGCCGCTGGGTTGACGCTGTTCACCGGCTGGTCATGGCTGACGATAGCGGAAAAGATCGGTTCGGGAGTCATGGCGTGCCTGACGCTGTTTTCCGGTCGTCGGCGTAAGGATGATTATCTTTACGACGATGATGACGATATCGATGAACGCCCGGCAGAAGCGAAAAAAGAGGCTTCCCGTAACGATATTCTTCATAAAGAAGAGCGAGTTCACGAAGATGAGCATTCGCTTAGCGATGGCAGCCTCACTGCGTCGTCTTCGGCAGGAGATGATGACGATGATGTGCTGTTTTCCGCTCCAGCAGTAACAGCACTGTCGTCAACTGCGGTTGCATCGGCATCGACGCTTGGCGATACAACGGCAACGGTGGTCGATGCAGTAGATGCCGTGAATAAAAACGCCCTGGCGATGACTGATGTCGAACCGGTGTTAAAACCACAGCCTGAACCGATAGCGGCAACGCCGTCGATTGAACGGACATACGATGCTCCAGCGCCAATATCGACACCTGAAGCCACTCTGAGTGCAGATGTTCCTCCCGCATCGCCGGTGTATTCATCAGCGACTGCGTCTGCCGGGGCCATGTCATCACCGTCTCTGGTTTCTGGGTCGTCATTGCCGAAATTGATACCTGACTGGCAGCCGTTGACCTTGCAGGCGAATGATCGAATTGTACGCCCTGCACCAACAGCCGCTGTTTCGAACGCAGCAGTTGGTGCAACTGTTGAATCGGAAGCGAATGTTGAATCAGAACCGAAGAAAACCGTGCCATTCATGCCGGCATTTACCGCAGATGAAGAGAACAATCCGCAGGTGAAACGCGGGATGGGACCGGAATTGCCGCGGCCAAATCCGGTACGAATCCCGACTCGCCGTGAACTGGCATCGTATGGCATTAAGCTGCCTTCACAGCGGCTGGCTGAACAGCAGGCCCGCGAAGCAGAACAACGCGCACAGGCAGCCCGTGTAGACCCGCTGTCACAGGATTCAATAACATCAGATCATTCAACGCTATCTGCCATTGAATCGCCTTTGTCGGTTGCAGGTGATATGCCGCTTAATGTTTCCGGTGAGGATCAGGATGCACTGGCGCAGGAAGCAGCGCTGCGGCAGGCTTTTGCTGATCAGCAACGTGAACGCTATGGCGAGGCTTATCCCGGCGATGATGAGGATGAAGACGCATTGTTGCAGGCGCAACTGGCGCGTGATTTCGCCGCCATGCAGCGCTCTCGTTATGGAGAGGAGCATGAGCAGGGCAGAAATGAGCAGGGTAGAAAACAGGATGCACAGCCGCAGTTTGCCATTGAATCACCTGTGCTAACGCCTGCAGCGGTAGAAACCCGACCGCCTGACGCCGCGCCGAAAACCTCAGCGTCGTTGCCACCAGATAGCCCCTTTGCTATTTCACCTTTCGCTGATCTGGTGGATGATGGCCCGTCAGAACCGTTATTTACCCTTCCTGCGCAAGATATCTTCCCGGATGAGTCGCCTGCACAACCGGCAGCGCCGGTGCATGTGCCACAGGTTACAGTGCAGCATGAGCCTGAAGAGGTGGAAACAGCATCATCACCGTCGATTATGGACAGTCTGATTCATCCGTTCCTGATGCGTAATGATCAACCGTTACAGAAACCGACGACGCCATTGCCATCGCTGGATTTGCTGACGCCGCCTTCGATGAACGATGCGCCAATAGACCGTGATGCGTTGGACGAAATGGCGCGACTGATCGAAATCCGACTGGCGGATTACCGCGTCAAAGCCACAGTGGTGGATTATCATCCGGGACCAGTGATCACCCGGTTTGAACTGGATTTGGCACCGGGCGTCAAGGCAGCGCGCATCTCTAATCTGGCCCGTGACCTGGCTCGTTCGCTGTCGGTGGTGGCGGTGCGTATTGTCGAGGTTATCCCCGGTAAGCCCTATGTCGGCCTTGAACTGCCAAACCGCCATCGTCAGACGGTTTTCCTGCGAGAAGTGCTGGATTGTGATCGATTCCGTGACAACGCATCGCCGCTGGCAGTAGTGCTGGGTAAGGATATTTCCGGCCAGCCGGTTGTGGCTGATCTGGCTAAAATGCCGCATTTGCTGGTAGCAGGTACCACTGGTTCCGGTAAGTCTGTCGGCGTTAACGCTATGATTATCAGCATGTTGTATAAGGCGACGCCAGCCGATGTGCGCTTTATCATGATTGACCCGAAAATGCTGGAACTGTCGGTATATGAAGGTATCCCCCACCTACTGACTGAAGTCGTGACGGACATGAAAGATGCCGCCAATGCGTTACGCTGGTGTGTGGGAGAGATGGAGCGCCGTTACAAGCTGATGTCAGCGCTGGGGGTGCGTAATCTCAGTGGCTATAACGAACGTGTGATGCAGGCCGAAACGATGGGCCGCCCGATACCGGATCCGTTCTGGAAGCCAGGTGACAGCATGGACACCCAGCCGCCAGTGTTGGAAAAACTGCCATACATCGTGGTGATGGTGGATGAGTTTGCCGATCTGATGATGGCGGTGGGTAAGAAAGTGGAAGAGCTGATAGCACGTCTGGCCCAGAAAGCGCGTGCCGCCGGGATACACCTGGTACTGGCGACGCAGCGCCCGTCGGTAGATGTGATTACCGGCCTTATCAAGGCCAATATCCCTACCCGTATTGCGTTTACCGTATCGAGTAAGATTGACTCGCGTACTATTCTCGATCAGGGCGGTGCGGAATCACTGCTTGGCATGGGCGATATGCTGTATATGGCACCGAACTCATCAATCCCGATTCGCGTGCATGGCGCATTCGTGCGTGACCAGGAAGTTCATGCCGTTGTGCAGGACTGGAAGGCTCGCGGTCGCCCTGAGTATATCGACAGCATTATCAGCGGTGATGACGATAGCGAAAACGGTAGCTTTGGTTTTGACACAGACGAAGAGCTGGACCCACTGTTTGATCAGGCGGTAGCGTTTGTGGTGGAAAAACGCCGTGCCTCGATTTCCGGGGTGCAGCGTCAGTTCCGCATTGGCTATAACCGTGCAGCCCGCATTGTTGAGCAGATGGAGATGCAAGGTATCGTCAGCAGTCCTGGTCATAATGGTAACCGTGAGGTGCTGGCGCCACCGCCGATGGAGTAA
- a CDS encoding DsbA family protein: protein MNRLHYIFDPLCGWCYAAAPLIHAARKIEGLPVVLHAGGMMTGPNRRRITPEWRDYVQPHDRRIAQMSGQPFGDGYFNGLLWDVTATLDSEPPTTAILAAEELGGRGIDLLERLQRAHYVEGLCISEMSVLMKMAVEIGLPLDDFENACTHWRGLPTRKHIEESRQWLTQSGGAGFPTIVFAVDDIFTTLNIAPWLGRANDWHDYLVRLVKENQ from the coding sequence CAGGCTACACTACATTTTCGATCCTCTATGCGGTTGGTGTTACGCCGCTGCGCCGTTAATCCATGCAGCCCGTAAAATTGAAGGGTTGCCTGTCGTGCTGCACGCCGGCGGTATGATGACCGGGCCGAATCGACGCCGTATTACACCGGAATGGCGGGATTATGTTCAACCTCATGATCGCCGTATTGCCCAAATGAGCGGCCAGCCTTTCGGCGATGGCTATTTCAATGGGTTGTTGTGGGATGTGACAGCAACACTGGACTCAGAGCCTCCCACCACAGCCATTCTGGCTGCTGAAGAATTAGGTGGCCGGGGGATCGATTTACTCGAACGCTTGCAACGTGCCCATTATGTTGAAGGACTGTGCATCTCTGAAATGTCGGTATTGATGAAAATGGCCGTGGAAATCGGCCTGCCACTGGACGATTTCGAAAATGCCTGTACACACTGGCGTGGTTTGCCAACCCGCAAACATATCGAGGAGAGTCGTCAATGGCTTACTCAATCAGGCGGCGCGGGTTTCCCAACAATAGTTTTTGCAGTAGACGATATCTTTACCACCTTGAATATTGCCCCATGGCTGGGTCGCGCAAATGACTGGCATGACTATCTGGTAAGACTGGTAAAAGAAAATCAGTAG
- the lrp gene encoding leucine-responsive transcriptional regulator Lrp: MVDTKKRPGKDLDRIDRNILNELQKDGRISNVELSKRVGLSPTPCLERVRRLERQGFINGYTALLNPHYLDASLLVFVEITLNRGAPDVFEQFNAAVQKLEEIQECHLVSGDFDYLLKTRVPDMSAYRKLLGETLLRLPGVNDTRTYVVMEEVKQSNRLVIKTR; encoded by the coding sequence ATGGTAGACACGAAAAAACGTCCGGGAAAAGATCTTGATCGTATTGATCGCAATATCCTGAACGAATTGCAAAAAGATGGGCGCATCTCCAATGTAGAACTGTCCAAGCGGGTCGGGCTTTCGCCAACGCCTTGTCTGGAACGCGTTCGTCGTCTGGAACGACAGGGTTTTATTAATGGTTATACCGCACTGCTGAACCCACACTATCTGGACGCGTCATTGCTGGTGTTCGTTGAGATCACCCTTAATCGCGGCGCGCCGGATGTATTTGAACAGTTCAATGCAGCGGTGCAAAAGCTTGAAGAAATTCAGGAGTGTCATCTGGTTTCCGGGGATTTTGACTATCTGCTCAAAACGCGTGTACCGGATATGTCGGCATACCGTAAGTTGCTGGGAGAAACGCTGTTGCGTCTGCCGGGCGTAAACGATACCCGCACCTATGTGGTGATGGAAGAAGTGAAGCAAAGCAACCGGCTGGTCATTAAGACCCGCTGA
- the lolA gene encoding outer membrane lipoprotein chaperone LolA: MIKIGLITACLLTSLVSGAVYADAASDLQSRLSKVNSFHASFTQKVTTNDGAAVQEGAGELWVKRPNLFNWKTTAPDESTLVSDGKTLWFYNPFVEQVTATWVKDATGNTPFILITRNDPKDWGKYNVTQKGNDFDLIPRAANGNLKQFSINVTSDGTIHGFTATEQDGQRSVYTLKNQQNGEVDAAKFRFTPPKGVAVDDQRQ, translated from the coding sequence ATGATAAAAATAGGGTTGATAACGGCTTGTTTACTGACCAGTCTGGTTTCTGGCGCTGTCTATGCCGATGCTGCCAGTGATTTACAGAGTCGATTGAGTAAAGTTAACAGTTTCCATGCCAGCTTCACGCAGAAAGTCACCACCAATGACGGTGCAGCCGTGCAGGAAGGCGCTGGGGAGTTGTGGGTAAAGCGTCCGAATCTGTTCAACTGGAAAACCACAGCACCAGATGAAAGCACGCTGGTGTCTGATGGTAAAACGCTCTGGTTTTACAATCCGTTCGTTGAACAGGTGACGGCAACCTGGGTGAAGGATGCGACCGGTAATACGCCGTTTATTCTGATAACCCGCAACGATCCAAAAGACTGGGGCAAATATAACGTGACTCAGAAAGGGAATGATTTTGACCTGATTCCCCGTGCGGCTAATGGCAATCTGAAACAATTTTCCATCAATGTGACCAGTGATGGCACTATCCATGGGTTTACCGCTACTGAACAGGATGGGCAGCGCAGTGTTTATACGCTGAAGAATCAGCAAAATGGCGAGGTGGATGCTGCAAAGTTCCGGTTTACGCCGCCGAAAGGCGTAGCGGTGGACGATCAGCGTCAGTGA
- the dmsD gene encoding Tat proofreading chaperone DmsD has translation MSRHIVSLTGRLLGALLYYAPDDEHNVVWIERLRHPAWQQTWPCGKQSDIAMAARQIRIGLQPDYDELLSAAWRRLFNRAEGIPAPPWGSVYLDRQNVLFGDSTLALRRWLRRLGIEPRCDRHEPEDHIGLMLMLAAWCAENQPDSLPELLTEHLLPWAMRYLDLLEYHGCHPFYQGIAWLTRITLQDWQTRFQLIQMEKTLFY, from the coding sequence ATGTCACGACATATCGTCAGTCTGACCGGACGGTTGTTGGGCGCTTTACTCTATTATGCACCCGATGATGAGCACAATGTAGTATGGATAGAGCGTCTGAGACATCCAGCATGGCAGCAAACGTGGCCTTGTGGGAAGCAGTCCGATATCGCTATGGCCGCCCGGCAAATTAGGATCGGCCTACAACCTGACTACGATGAGCTGTTATCAGCGGCCTGGCGTCGCTTGTTTAATCGTGCTGAAGGTATTCCCGCACCGCCTTGGGGGTCGGTGTATCTTGATCGGCAAAATGTACTCTTTGGTGACTCGACACTGGCTCTGCGCCGCTGGCTGAGGAGATTGGGAATCGAACCACGCTGTGATCGCCATGAGCCGGAGGATCATATCGGCCTGATGCTGATGCTGGCTGCATGGTGTGCGGAAAACCAACCGGACAGTCTGCCTGAACTGCTTACCGAACATCTGCTGCCTTGGGCGATGCGTTACCTGGACTTGCTGGAGTACCACGGTTGTCACCCGTTTTATCAGGGAATCGCCTGGCTAACTCGCATCACGTTGCAGGATTGGCAAACACGTTTTCAGTTGATTCAGATGGAAAAAACGCTGTTTTATTAG
- a CDS encoding replication-associated recombination protein A, which translates to MSNLSLDFSSHQFQPLAARMRPVKLAQYIGQQHLLGPGKPLPRAIEAGQLHSMILWGPPGTGKTTLAELIGHYGHADVERLSAVTSGIKEIREAIERARQNRDAGRRTILFVDEVHRFNKSQQDAFLPHIEDGTITFIGATTENPSFELNSALLSRARVYLLKALSAEDIEQVLEQALQDKERGLGGQQIVLPDETRRLLAELVNGDARRSLNLLEMMADMAEMDVSGQRILTSELLKEVSGERSARFDNKGDRYYDLISALHKSVRGSAPDAALYWYARIITAGGDPLYVARRLLAIASEDVGNADPRAMQVAIAAWDCFTRVGPAEGERAIAQAIVYLACAPKSNAVYTAFKSAMRDAREKPDYDVPEHLRNAPTRLMKAMGVGAEYRYAHDEANAYAAGEVYFPPEMAETCYYQPTSRGLEAKIGEKLAWLAAQDQNSPTKRYR; encoded by the coding sequence GTGAGTAACCTGTCACTCGATTTTTCCAGTCACCAGTTTCAGCCTCTGGCTGCGCGGATGCGGCCAGTCAAGCTGGCGCAATATATTGGCCAACAGCACCTGCTGGGACCCGGCAAGCCGTTGCCACGCGCCATTGAAGCCGGGCAGCTTCATTCCATGATTCTGTGGGGACCGCCCGGAACAGGGAAGACGACACTGGCCGAGTTGATAGGGCACTATGGGCACGCCGATGTGGAGCGCCTCTCTGCGGTGACTTCCGGCATCAAGGAAATTCGTGAGGCGATTGAGCGCGCACGCCAGAACCGTGATGCGGGTCGTCGTACCATTCTGTTTGTGGATGAAGTGCATCGTTTCAATAAAAGCCAACAGGATGCCTTTCTACCACATATTGAAGACGGCACCATCACGTTTATTGGCGCTACGACTGAGAACCCGTCGTTTGAATTGAATTCGGCACTGCTGTCTCGCGCTCGCGTCTATCTGCTTAAGGCGCTGAGTGCGGAAGATATCGAACAGGTGCTGGAACAGGCGCTGCAGGATAAAGAGCGTGGGCTGGGTGGGCAACAGATTGTTCTGCCGGATGAGACTCGACGTTTGCTGGCTGAACTGGTAAACGGCGATGCCCGTCGTTCGCTGAATCTGCTGGAAATGATGGCTGATATGGCAGAAATGGATGTCAGCGGCCAGCGCATATTGACATCAGAATTGCTCAAGGAAGTATCTGGCGAACGCAGCGCCCGTTTTGACAACAAAGGTGATCGTTATTACGACCTGATTTCTGCGTTGCATAAATCGGTGCGTGGTTCTGCGCCGGATGCCGCTTTGTACTGGTATGCCCGTATTATTACTGCCGGTGGGGACCCCTTATACGTTGCACGGCGGTTATTGGCTATCGCCTCTGAAGATGTGGGCAATGCCGATCCGCGGGCGATGCAGGTAGCGATAGCCGCTTGGGATTGTTTTACTCGCGTTGGCCCTGCCGAGGGTGAACGAGCCATTGCTCAGGCAATAGTATATTTGGCGTGTGCGCCGAAAAGTAACGCGGTGTATACCGCGTTTAAATCAGCGATGCGCGATGCCCGCGAGAAACCGGATTATGATGTACCGGAACATCTGCGTAATGCGCCAACCCGCCTGATGAAAGCGATGGGAGTGGGGGCCGAATATCGCTACGCGCATGATGAAGCCAACGCCTATGCTGCCGGTGAAGTGTATTTCCCGCCTGAAATGGCAGAAACTTGCTACTATCAACCGACTTCGCGGGGTTTGGAGGCTAAGATTGGCGAAAAGCTGGCCTGGCTCGCTGCTCAGGATCAAAATAGCCCGACAAAACGCTACCGCTAG
- the trxB gene encoding thioredoxin-disulfide reductase has product MSTVKHRKLLILGSGPAGYTAAVYAARANLNPLLITGMEKGGQLTTTTEVENWPGDPDDLTGPLLMERMHAHAAKFNTEIVFDHITRVDLQTRPFRLFGDSDEYTCDALIIATGASARYIGLPTEDAFKGKGVSACATCDGFFYRNQKVAVVGGGNTAVEEALYLSNIAAEVHLIHRRDSFRAEKILIDRLMAKVASGNIVLHTNRTLDEVLGDEMGVTGVRLREAAGETTEQLDVAGVFIAIGHSPNTAIFGDQLALENGYIKVQSGIHGNATQTSIPGVFAAGDVMDHIYRQAITSAGTGCMAALDAERYLDALGK; this is encoded by the coding sequence ATGAGCACTGTTAAACATCGTAAACTATTGATTCTGGGTTCAGGCCCGGCAGGCTATACCGCCGCGGTCTACGCTGCGCGGGCAAACCTAAATCCACTGCTGATTACCGGAATGGAAAAAGGGGGTCAGTTGACAACCACCACCGAAGTGGAAAACTGGCCCGGTGACCCAGATGATTTGACTGGTCCGCTGTTGATGGAGCGTATGCACGCCCATGCCGCCAAATTCAACACCGAAATCGTCTTTGACCATATCACGCGTGTTGACCTGCAAACCCGTCCATTCCGCCTGTTCGGCGACAGCGATGAATACACCTGTGATGCGCTGATCATCGCAACCGGTGCATCCGCCCGCTATATTGGTTTGCCGACGGAAGACGCGTTTAAGGGCAAAGGCGTATCCGCCTGTGCGACCTGTGACGGTTTCTTCTATCGCAACCAGAAAGTGGCGGTAGTCGGCGGCGGTAACACCGCAGTGGAAGAAGCACTGTATCTGTCTAATATCGCCGCTGAAGTGCATCTGATTCACCGCCGCGACAGCTTCCGTGCGGAAAAAATCCTGATTGACCGGCTGATGGCAAAGGTCGCCAGTGGCAATATTGTGCTTCACACCAACCGTACGTTGGATGAAGTGCTGGGCGACGAGATGGGCGTGACCGGCGTGCGTTTGCGTGAGGCGGCTGGCGAAACAACCGAACAACTGGATGTGGCCGGTGTATTTATCGCTATCGGCCACAGCCCAAACACCGCCATTTTTGGTGACCAACTGGCACTGGAAAACGGCTATATCAAGGTGCAATCCGGTATACATGGCAACGCTACCCAGACCAGCATTCCCGGTGTATTCGCTGCCGGCGATGTGATGGACCACATTTATCGTCAGGCGATTACCTCTGCCGGCACCGGCTGTATGGCGGCACTGGACGCCGAGCGCTATCTGGATGCACTTGGCAAGTAA